One Echinicola strongylocentroti DNA window includes the following coding sequences:
- the clpB gene encoding ATP-dependent chaperone ClpB, with amino-acid sequence MDFKQFTIKSQEAIQKAAELCMAEQQQAIEPAHVLKGILAEDESVVDFVFKKLGVNRKLISQKLDEIIQSFPKVSGQQPYLSNAGNQVLTKAKGYLKTFGDEFVAVEHLLLGILSGGDKSAQLLKDQGVTEKGLIEAIKELRQGSKVTDQNAEAKYRSLEKYSKNLNELAKKGKIDPVIGRDEEIRRVLQILARRTKNNPILLGEPGVGKTAIVEGLAQRIVSGDVPENLKSKTLISLDMGLLVAGAKYKGEFEERLKAVIKEVTDSDGEIILFIDEIHTLIGAGGGGEGAMDAANLLKPALARGELHAIGATTLKEYQKYVEKDKALERRFQSVIVDEPDAADAISILRGIKDKYELHHGVRVKDDAVISAVELSQRYISDRFLPDKAIDLMDEAAAKLRMEIDSLPQELDELNRRIMQLEIEREAIRREKNKDKESVLSKEIAELSETRQSVKAKWESEKAVIMGIQREKENIDKFKLEAEQAERTGDFGKVAEIRYGKISESEQKLESFKEQLQEMQEGSPLLKEEVDAEDVAAVVAKWTGIPVSRMLESEREKLLHLEDELGKRVAGQEEAIAALSDAVRRSRAGLQDPKRPIGSFIFMGTTGVGKTELAKALAEYLFNDDNAMVRIDMSEYQERHAVSRLVGAPPGYVGYDEGGQLTEAVRRKPYSVILLDEIEKAHPDVFNILLQVLDDGRLTDNKGRVANFKNTIIILTTNIGSQLIQERFASIDDWNKEQVMEDTKKEVFELLKKSVRPEFLNRIDETVMFEPLNREVTRKIVDIQWKEIQQRLADSGIEIDATKEVLDYLGEVGFDPQFGARPLKRTMQRLVLNELSKQILSGYIKNDAAVLVDLDADKQVYFKNVEDVEV; translated from the coding sequence ATGGATTTTAAACAATTTACGATCAAATCGCAGGAAGCCATTCAAAAAGCGGCAGAGCTTTGTATGGCCGAGCAGCAGCAGGCCATTGAGCCGGCACATGTGCTAAAGGGGATCCTTGCGGAAGATGAGAGCGTGGTTGATTTTGTTTTCAAAAAACTTGGGGTGAACAGGAAGTTGATTTCGCAGAAATTGGACGAGATCATCCAGTCATTCCCTAAAGTCAGTGGGCAGCAACCGTACCTGTCCAATGCAGGAAATCAAGTATTGACCAAAGCAAAAGGTTACCTGAAAACATTTGGGGATGAGTTTGTGGCGGTAGAGCATTTGCTACTGGGAATTCTTTCTGGCGGTGATAAGTCGGCCCAGTTGCTCAAAGACCAAGGTGTAACCGAAAAAGGGCTGATCGAAGCCATCAAAGAATTAAGACAGGGCAGTAAAGTGACTGACCAAAACGCAGAAGCAAAATACAGGTCTCTGGAAAAGTACTCCAAAAACTTGAATGAATTGGCCAAGAAGGGTAAAATTGATCCAGTTATTGGTCGTGATGAAGAGATCAGGAGGGTGCTACAGATTTTGGCACGAAGGACCAAAAACAACCCCATCCTACTGGGTGAGCCAGGTGTTGGTAAGACTGCGATAGTGGAAGGCTTGGCGCAGCGGATCGTTAGCGGCGATGTGCCAGAAAACCTAAAGTCCAAAACCCTGATTTCCCTGGATATGGGCTTACTGGTAGCTGGTGCCAAGTACAAAGGTGAGTTCGAAGAAAGGCTGAAAGCAGTCATCAAAGAGGTGACTGATTCCGATGGAGAGATCATTCTGTTCATCGATGAAATCCATACCTTGATCGGTGCAGGTGGCGGTGGCGAAGGAGCCATGGATGCGGCCAACTTGCTGAAGCCGGCCCTTGCGAGGGGTGAGTTACATGCCATAGGAGCCACTACGCTGAAGGAATACCAAAAATACGTGGAGAAGGACAAGGCCTTAGAACGAAGGTTCCAGTCGGTGATCGTGGATGAGCCGGATGCTGCCGATGCCATTTCCATCTTACGTGGTATCAAGGACAAGTACGAGTTGCACCATGGGGTGAGGGTGAAGGATGATGCCGTTATTTCAGCGGTGGAATTGTCCCAGCGGTATATCTCAGATCGCTTCTTGCCTGACAAAGCCATCGACTTGATGGACGAAGCTGCGGCCAAGTTGAGGATGGAGATAGATTCCCTTCCTCAGGAGCTGGACGAGCTGAACAGGCGGATCATGCAGTTGGAAATCGAGCGGGAAGCCATCCGTCGTGAGAAGAACAAGGACAAAGAGTCGGTGTTGAGCAAGGAAATAGCCGAGTTGTCAGAGACGCGCCAGTCAGTGAAGGCCAAATGGGAAAGTGAAAAGGCGGTCATTATGGGCATTCAGCGCGAGAAAGAAAATATCGACAAGTTTAAATTGGAAGCCGAGCAAGCCGAGCGCACTGGGGATTTTGGAAAAGTAGCGGAGATCCGTTACGGCAAGATCAGCGAAAGTGAGCAGAAACTGGAATCGTTCAAGGAGCAACTTCAGGAGATGCAGGAAGGTTCGCCTTTGCTGAAAGAGGAAGTGGATGCTGAAGATGTTGCGGCCGTAGTGGCCAAGTGGACAGGGATTCCTGTTTCCAGGATGTTGGAGAGTGAGCGAGAGAAGTTGCTTCACTTGGAAGATGAGCTTGGCAAGCGCGTGGCTGGTCAGGAAGAAGCGATTGCTGCTTTGTCCGATGCGGTACGCAGGAGCCGGGCTGGCCTGCAGGATCCCAAGCGACCCATAGGTTCCTTCATCTTTATGGGAACCACCGGTGTGGGGAAGACGGAATTGGCCAAGGCATTGGCAGAGTACCTTTTCAATGACGATAATGCCATGGTTCGGATCGATATGTCCGAATATCAGGAGCGGCATGCGGTAAGTAGACTGGTGGGAGCACCTCCAGGCTATGTGGGCTATGACGAAGGTGGCCAGCTGACAGAAGCGGTGAGAAGGAAGCCTTATTCTGTTATTCTCTTGGATGAGATAGAGAAAGCCCACCCTGATGTGTTCAACATCCTCTTGCAGGTATTGGATGATGGTAGGTTGACGGATAATAAAGGTCGAGTGGCCAATTTCAAAAACACGATTATTATCCTGACGACCAACATCGGCTCGCAGTTGATTCAAGAGCGGTTTGCTTCCATCGATGACTGGAACAAAGAGCAGGTGATGGAGGATACCAAGAAGGAAGTGTTTGAGTTGTTGAAAAAGTCAGTTAGGCCAGAATTCTTGAACAGGATCGATGAGACCGTTATGTTTGAGCCATTGAACAGGGAAGTTACCCGCAAGATCGTGGATATTCAATGGAAGGAGATCCAGCAGCGATTGGCTGATTCGGGAATAGAAATCGATGCGACCAAGGAGGTGCTTGATTATCTTGGAGAGGTAGGTTTCGACCCGCAATTCGGAGCACGGCCACTGAAGAGAACCATGCAGCGATTGGTTTTGAATGAATTGTCCAAACAGATCCTAAGCGGATACATCAAAAACGATGCAGCGGTCTTGGTAGACTTGGATGCAGATAAACAGGTTTACTTTAAGAATGTAGAAGATGTGGAAGTATGA
- the rlmN gene encoding 23S rRNA (adenine(2503)-C(2))-methyltransferase RlmN gives MKTGEKKDIRKLSLEELQDFFLSEGDKKFRANQVYDWLWNKSLKNFDDMTNISLSTREMLKAHFTINHVKVDLMQHSNDGTIKNAVKLYDNKIVESVLIPTSKRITACVSSQVGCSLDCNFCATARLKRMRNLNPDEIYDQVVAIKEEAEKYFQRPLTNIVFMGMGEPLLNYANVIDAIDKITAPEGLGMAPRRITLSTVGIPKIIKKMADDEVKFNLALSLHSAINRTRSRLMPINDKSPVEDLAEALKYWYQKTQRKVTYEYVIWDGINDDEEHALALAKFCKHIPSKVNIIQYNPIDEGGFRQASQEAVDMYVRILESRGIVAKVRKSRGQDIDAACGQLANKNEVAEI, from the coding sequence ATGAAAACGGGTGAGAAAAAAGATATCAGGAAATTGAGCTTGGAAGAACTCCAAGACTTCTTCCTATCTGAAGGGGACAAAAAGTTCAGGGCCAACCAAGTATACGATTGGCTGTGGAACAAGTCATTGAAGAATTTTGATGACATGACCAATATTTCCCTGTCCACCCGTGAAATGCTGAAGGCCCACTTCACCATCAACCACGTCAAGGTGGACCTGATGCAGCATTCCAATGATGGTACCATCAAAAATGCCGTCAAACTCTACGACAACAAAATCGTGGAGTCTGTGCTGATCCCTACTTCCAAGCGGATCACCGCCTGCGTTTCGTCACAGGTGGGCTGTAGCCTAGACTGTAATTTCTGTGCAACTGCCCGGCTAAAAAGAATGCGAAACCTGAACCCAGATGAAATCTATGATCAGGTCGTCGCCATCAAGGAAGAGGCAGAGAAATACTTCCAGCGTCCCCTGACCAATATTGTCTTTATGGGAATGGGAGAGCCTTTGCTAAACTACGCCAATGTCATCGACGCCATTGACAAGATCACCGCCCCAGAAGGACTTGGCATGGCTCCGAGAAGGATCACGCTTTCCACGGTAGGGATTCCTAAGATCATCAAAAAAATGGCCGACGATGAAGTAAAATTCAACCTCGCTCTCTCTCTCCACTCCGCTATCAACAGGACCAGAAGCCGCCTGATGCCCATCAATGACAAAAGTCCGGTCGAGGACCTGGCAGAAGCGTTAAAATACTGGTACCAGAAAACCCAACGCAAGGTCACTTATGAATACGTGATATGGGACGGCATCAACGACGATGAGGAACACGCCTTAGCTTTGGCAAAATTCTGCAAGCACATTCCTTCCAAGGTCAACATCATCCAGTACAATCCCATCGATGAAGGAGGGTTTCGGCAAGCTTCTCAAGAAGCGGTGGACATGTACGTACGCATCCTCGAAAGCCGAGGTATAGTCGCCAAAGTCAGAAAATCCCGGGGCCAGGACATCGATGCAGCATGCGGCCAACTCGCGAACAAAAACGAAGTCGCTGAAATATAA
- a CDS encoding porin family protein, producing MKKLLLLGLFAMTVTFAQAQSEGDIRLQIGGDYAFDLESFGLNFGGEYLITDQISAAPNFTIYFPEGGNASTLNIDARYYFTRDILQWYGLLGFTNNWYSAEFMGVKATSSTAGANIGAGGVLKFTDNLAFNPELKYQAMNGGQAVFRFGLVYFLP from the coding sequence ATGAAAAAACTATTATTATTAGGACTGTTTGCGATGACAGTTACTTTCGCACAAGCCCAAAGTGAGGGAGACATCAGACTACAAATTGGTGGTGATTATGCATTTGACTTGGAGTCCTTTGGCCTCAACTTCGGGGGAGAATACCTTATAACCGACCAAATTTCAGCTGCTCCGAACTTTACGATTTACTTTCCAGAAGGAGGAAATGCCAGTACCCTGAACATCGACGCTCGGTATTATTTTACCAGGGACATCCTCCAATGGTATGGCCTTTTAGGTTTTACCAATAACTGGTACTCAGCAGAATTCATGGGGGTAAAGGCAACAAGCAGTACTGCTGGTGCCAATATCGGTGCCGGTGGTGTCCTGAAATTTACGGATAACCTGGCATTTAATCCTGAGTTAAAATACCAAGCCATGAACGGCGGCCAAGCGGTATTCCGTTTTGGCCTGGTTTATTTCTTGCCATAA
- the murQ gene encoding N-acetylmuramic acid 6-phosphate etherase, which translates to MKTTESSSHYDNLEEMSVAELISSMNKEDQTVPLAVNKALPAIEVLIEKIVERMAKGGRLFYIGAGTSGRLGILDASECPPTYGVSHDMVIGLIAGGDSAIRKSVEKAEDDPDQAWQDLKANGIHELDTVIGIAASGTTPYVIGGVKTAREQGLLTGCITCNEGSSLAAEAECPIEVVVGPEFVTGSTRMKSGTAQKLVLNMISTSVMIKLGKVKGNKMVNMQLSNQKLVERGTRMIMDATGLEEEQAKERLLKFGSVKGALDDWKQE; encoded by the coding sequence ATGAAAACAACAGAAAGCAGCTCGCATTACGATAACTTGGAAGAAATGAGCGTAGCCGAGCTCATTTCCAGTATGAACAAAGAAGACCAAACTGTTCCTTTGGCAGTGAACAAGGCCTTACCGGCAATAGAGGTGTTGATAGAAAAAATCGTGGAGCGCATGGCCAAGGGCGGGCGACTGTTTTATATTGGTGCCGGTACCAGCGGTAGGCTGGGGATCTTGGATGCTTCCGAGTGTCCTCCCACTTATGGGGTGTCACATGACATGGTCATCGGGTTGATAGCCGGTGGTGATAGTGCGATTAGGAAATCTGTGGAGAAGGCAGAGGATGACCCTGACCAAGCCTGGCAGGATTTAAAAGCCAATGGCATCCATGAATTGGATACGGTGATTGGCATAGCAGCATCTGGAACGACACCTTATGTCATTGGTGGTGTAAAAACCGCAAGGGAACAAGGGCTGCTTACCGGCTGTATCACCTGTAACGAAGGCTCTTCTTTGGCCGCAGAGGCAGAATGTCCAATAGAAGTGGTAGTGGGGCCGGAGTTTGTGACGGGCAGTACTCGTATGAAATCAGGTACGGCACAGAAGTTAGTGCTTAACATGATCTCTACATCCGTAATGATCAAGCTCGGAAAAGTGAAGGGCAATAAAATGGTCAATATGCAATTGTCCAACCAAAAACTGGTGGAGCGCGGTACGCGGATGATCATGGATGCCACCGGATTGGAAGAAGAGCAGGCCAAGGAAAGGTTGCTGAAGTTCGGCTCCGTAAAGGGCGCCCTTGATGATTGGAAACAGGAATAA
- a CDS encoding N-acetylglucosamine kinase yields the protein MILIADSGSSKTDWRGIDKDGNVSQFRGVGFNPYYQTPEEMATELNDEFLLKLKEEVVAIYYYGAGCSTPENKKGVATALGNLFGNAKIKIEHDLLAAARATCGHEEGIACILGTGSNSCDYNGDKITDSRPSPGFILGDEGGGTSIGKKFLQDFIHDEMPAVLKEEAADRFQLTAQVIQDNVYRKPFPGRYMASFCRFITEHTSNPYCYLLYYNAFQDFFKKHVTRYSNYDQKKVSFVGSVAFYNSDILRKAAADMQIHVHLILESPIAGLTLYHKDNL from the coding sequence ATGATATTAATAGCAGACAGTGGATCGAGCAAAACGGACTGGCGAGGAATCGACAAGGACGGCAATGTCAGCCAATTCAGGGGTGTGGGCTTTAATCCTTATTACCAGACACCTGAAGAAATGGCCACAGAGCTGAATGATGAATTTTTGTTGAAGCTCAAGGAAGAGGTAGTGGCCATTTATTATTATGGTGCAGGCTGTTCCACTCCCGAAAATAAAAAAGGAGTGGCCACAGCTTTGGGAAACCTTTTTGGAAATGCCAAAATCAAAATAGAACATGATCTATTGGCTGCCGCGAGAGCTACCTGCGGCCATGAGGAAGGTATCGCCTGTATTCTCGGTACCGGCTCCAATAGTTGCGATTATAATGGTGACAAGATCACGGACTCCAGGCCTTCACCGGGGTTTATCCTGGGAGATGAAGGAGGCGGCACCTCTATCGGTAAAAAATTCCTTCAAGATTTTATTCATGATGAAATGCCCGCTGTGCTAAAAGAGGAAGCCGCTGATCGATTTCAGCTTACCGCACAGGTGATACAGGACAATGTTTATAGAAAACCTTTTCCAGGGAGGTACATGGCCAGTTTTTGCCGGTTTATCACAGAACATACATCCAATCCGTACTGTTACCTGCTATATTATAATGCGTTTCAGGACTTCTTTAAGAAGCACGTGACCAGATACAGTAATTATGATCAGAAAAAGGTAAGTTTTGTAGGGTCGGTGGCGTTTTATAATAGTGACATACTAAGAAAAGCCGCTGCTGATATGCAGATCCATGTTCATTTAATTTTGGAAAGCCCCATTGCGGGATTGACACTATATCATAAAGACAACCTATGA
- a CDS encoding cytochrome b5 domain-containing protein → MKTYTRQQLALRNGQDKPEIWVAFEGKIYDVSRSRLWKNGKHYEHWAGQDLTDELVDAPHTANVFDKFEPIGQLIDQ, encoded by the coding sequence ATGAAGACTTACACCAGACAACAGCTGGCTTTGAGAAATGGTCAGGATAAACCTGAGATTTGGGTGGCATTTGAAGGGAAAATCTACGATGTATCCCGTTCTCGGCTGTGGAAAAATGGCAAACATTATGAACATTGGGCAGGACAGGATCTGACAGATGAACTAGTAGATGCTCCCCATACAGCCAATGTATTTGACAAATTTGAGCCTATTGGGCAATTGATAGATCAATGA
- a CDS encoding formimidoylglutamase: MDFKLFFDPVPESITQQKYAHNSFFKHINYHGELFPDLKGIQIAIIGLEEVRGTDDGESVDQAAHEVRKRLYQLKRGLAHYKIVDLGNLRNGVDLKETYIRIKTVGEELMEQQVLPIYVGGTHDLDVGQYLSYEGMKKLVSMLTVDAKIDMDDEGKPFEVHSQDIILHQPNFLFNYTQLAYQSFLTDRDLVNVMEKLYFDHVRLGQLRGNFKEVEPLIRNADLLSFDICAVQSADAPGACDAQPFGLTAEEACQICWFAGMNEKLSSLGLYGYQPSYDDRRFKTASVMATMVWYFIEGFYHRKDSLSFKSNDYTKYTVSLDSKPSTIVFYKSKLSAKWWMEVPQTGKEKFERDTIIPCSYQDYQTAQRGEVPDRWVNAQLKLY, translated from the coding sequence ATGGATTTTAAGCTATTCTTTGACCCTGTTCCAGAATCAATCACGCAACAAAAATATGCGCACAATTCCTTCTTTAAACACATCAATTACCATGGCGAGCTTTTTCCTGATTTAAAGGGAATACAGATCGCTATTATTGGACTGGAAGAAGTACGTGGCACTGATGATGGCGAGTCTGTTGACCAAGCAGCTCATGAAGTGCGAAAGCGGCTTTATCAGCTTAAGCGTGGCTTGGCCCATTATAAAATAGTCGATTTGGGCAATCTCCGAAATGGAGTGGACTTGAAGGAGACCTATATCCGGATCAAGACAGTGGGAGAAGAATTGATGGAACAACAGGTACTTCCTATTTATGTAGGGGGGACACATGACTTGGATGTGGGCCAATACCTTTCTTATGAGGGAATGAAAAAACTGGTCAGTATGCTTACCGTGGATGCCAAAATCGATATGGATGATGAGGGTAAGCCATTTGAGGTGCATTCCCAGGATATAATCCTTCACCAGCCCAATTTCTTGTTTAATTATACCCAGCTGGCCTATCAGAGTTTTTTGACCGATCGTGACCTAGTTAATGTCATGGAAAAATTGTATTTTGATCATGTAAGGCTGGGGCAGTTAAGGGGTAATTTCAAAGAGGTGGAGCCGCTCATCCGTAATGCGGACCTGCTGAGCTTTGACATCTGTGCTGTACAATCAGCTGATGCTCCAGGGGCTTGTGATGCACAGCCTTTTGGACTTACTGCGGAAGAGGCCTGTCAGATTTGCTGGTTTGCAGGAATGAACGAGAAACTCAGCTCTTTGGGACTTTATGGGTATCAGCCTTCTTATGATGATCGCAGGTTTAAGACGGCTTCCGTGATGGCGACCATGGTGTGGTATTTTATTGAAGGGTTTTATCATCGTAAGGACAGCCTGTCCTTCAAGAGCAATGATTATACAAAATACACCGTTTCGCTCGACTCCAAGCCATCTACCATTGTTTTCTACAAAAGTAAACTGAGTGCAAAATGGTGGATGGAGGTGCCCCAGACGGGTAAAGAGAAATTTGAGCGCGATACCATCATTCCCTGTAGCTACCAGGATTACCAAACCGCCCAAAGAGGTGAAGTACCTGACAGGTGGGTCAATGCCCAGCTAAAGTTATACTGA
- the nqrF gene encoding NADH:ubiquinone reductase (Na(+)-transporting) subunit F encodes MSSVIITSIVAFTLIILLLVFILLFAQSKLVASGDVNIIINGDESNPVVASAGSTLLSTLGGQKIFLPSACGGGGTCAMCKCTVEEGGGEVLPTEVGHLSRAEQQSNVRLSCQVKVKEDMRIRIPEEIFGIKKWECEVVSNYNVSTFIKEFKVKLPEGENLDFESGGYIQIDVPEITVNFKDIDIAPHPELEHPEDVYQSDWDKFGLWDLVMKNDEELFRAYSMANHPAEGNIIMLTIRIATPPWDRANNKWMDVNPGVCSSYVFSRKPGDKVTISGPYGEFHINPTEREMIYIGGGAGMAPLRSHIFHLFHTEKTSRKVSYWYGGRSKKELFYVPHFRDIEKDFDNFRFHIGLSEPLPEDNWKIKKDLEDREGDGYVGFIHQVLYDNYLKEHPEPDEVEYYLCGPPLMNSAVLKLLDDMGVPKENIRFDDFGG; translated from the coding sequence ATGAGTTCAGTAATTATTACGTCAATTGTAGCATTTACTTTGATCATATTGCTACTTGTTTTTATTCTGCTGTTTGCACAGTCTAAGCTGGTCGCATCAGGAGATGTAAACATTATCATCAATGGAGATGAGTCTAACCCTGTGGTAGCTTCTGCGGGTTCTACGCTGCTTTCTACCTTAGGTGGTCAGAAGATATTTCTTCCCTCGGCCTGCGGTGGCGGTGGTACATGTGCCATGTGCAAATGTACGGTCGAAGAAGGTGGAGGAGAGGTATTACCTACCGAAGTAGGTCACCTTAGTAGAGCTGAGCAGCAAAGCAATGTAAGACTTTCCTGTCAGGTGAAGGTGAAAGAGGATATGAGAATTCGTATTCCTGAAGAGATCTTCGGTATCAAGAAGTGGGAATGTGAAGTGGTCTCGAACTACAATGTTTCTACCTTTATCAAGGAATTTAAAGTGAAACTGCCAGAAGGAGAAAACCTGGATTTCGAATCCGGCGGATACATTCAGATCGACGTTCCCGAGATTACTGTTAACTTTAAGGACATTGATATTGCTCCTCACCCTGAGTTGGAGCACCCTGAAGATGTTTACCAGAGTGATTGGGATAAATTTGGCCTGTGGGATTTGGTGATGAAGAACGATGAAGAGCTCTTCCGTGCTTACTCTATGGCCAATCACCCTGCCGAAGGAAACATCATCATGCTGACCATTCGTATTGCCACCCCACCTTGGGACAGGGCCAATAACAAATGGATGGATGTTAACCCAGGAGTGTGCTCTTCTTACGTATTCTCTCGTAAGCCAGGTGACAAAGTGACAATTTCTGGACCTTATGGTGAATTCCACATCAACCCTACCGAAAGAGAAATGATCTATATTGGTGGTGGTGCAGGTATGGCGCCTTTGAGGTCACATATATTCCATCTCTTCCATACGGAGAAAACCAGTCGAAAGGTGTCTTACTGGTATGGTGGTAGATCCAAGAAAGAATTGTTCTATGTTCCTCATTTCAGGGATATCGAAAAAGATTTTGATAATTTCAGGTTTCATATAGGCCTTTCTGAACCACTTCCTGAAGATAACTGGAAGATCAAGAAGGATTTGGAAGACAGGGAAGGTGACGGTTATGTGGGCTTTATCCACCAAGTATTATATGATAACTACCTGAAAGAACATCCAGAGCCAGATGAGGTAGAATATTACCTTTGTGGTCCCCCTTTGATGAACTCTGCAGTATTGAAGCTGTTGGACGACATGGGAGTTCCCAAGGAAAACATTAGATTTGACGACTTCGGTGGTTAA
- the accD gene encoding acetyl-CoA carboxylase, carboxyltransferase subunit beta: protein MAWFKRKDAGIKTSTKEKKDTPDGLWFKTPKGNIIHTRELKSNAYVCPDDDYHVKIGSKEYFEILFDNNQFQELDENMISGDPLDFVDSKPYTSRIEATISKTGLKDAVRSAVGKLDGQDIVVACMDFGFIGGSMGSVVGEKIARAIDHSLKNNIPFLMISKSGGARMMEAGFSLMQMAKTSAKLALLAEAKIPYISMLTDPTTGGVTASYAMLGDFNIAEPGALIGFAGPRVIRETIGKDLPKGFQSAEFVLEHGFLDFIVDRRQLKSRLSTLLRLLKK from the coding sequence AGATACACCAGATGGACTCTGGTTTAAAACTCCAAAAGGAAATATCATTCACACCCGAGAGTTGAAAAGCAACGCTTATGTTTGTCCGGATGATGATTATCATGTAAAAATAGGCTCAAAGGAGTATTTTGAAATATTGTTTGACAACAATCAATTTCAAGAGCTTGATGAAAATATGATCTCAGGCGACCCCTTGGATTTTGTGGACAGCAAGCCATATACTTCCCGTATCGAGGCCACCATTAGCAAAACCGGCCTTAAAGATGCCGTAAGGTCAGCAGTAGGAAAGCTGGACGGTCAGGATATCGTCGTGGCTTGTATGGATTTTGGGTTTATTGGTGGGTCAATGGGCTCTGTGGTAGGTGAGAAAATCGCCCGGGCCATAGACCATTCCCTGAAAAACAACATCCCGTTTTTAATGATATCTAAGTCAGGAGGTGCCAGAATGATGGAGGCGGGCTTCAGCTTGATGCAAATGGCCAAGACTTCAGCGAAGTTGGCGCTATTGGCAGAGGCCAAGATCCCTTACATCTCCATGCTTACGGATCCGACGACAGGCGGAGTGACGGCATCTTATGCGATGTTGGGTGATTTTAACATTGCCGAGCCTGGGGCTTTGATTGGCTTTGCTGGGCCACGTGTAATCCGGGAGACGATCGGAAAAGACCTTCCAAAAGGCTTTCAGAGTGCCGAATTTGTGCTTGAGCATGGCTTTTTGGATTTTATTGTGGATAGAAGACAGCTGAAGTCCAGGTTGTCTACCTTGCTAAGATTGTTGAAAAAATAA